CCCGTCTACGATGCCGAGACCATGAAGCAGATGTTTACGAAGCTGTGAGTATCCACTGGCTGACCTTGGAGTGAAGAAATGTGGCAACTGACAACAAGCAGACCCGGCGAGGAAGCAGCCGTGTTGCTAGCCACTTACGACTTTACCCACGCCAACAAGCTGTTCTGCTTCAACCTTGCCACTCTGCCTGCCGAAAAGGGCGAAGAACAGCCACTGGCAGCCTTCACATCACTCACCTCCTACCTGCTCCAGCACGCCCATCTCTCCGAACGCACGACACACTACTCGCATCTCAACCTCATGGTCTTCCGCCTACTAATCGAGGATCCCGTACTATGCAAGCGGATATGCAGCGAAGAGTCCAAGGGACAAGTCCGTCTGTGTCGCCAGAGGCAACCGTTCCTCCCGCTGGTCAGAGGGGACCGGATTCTGGCGACGGCCGTGCTGGATACCATGGTGGACGGCATTACACACAACCTGCGGAGGAGGCTGGACGTCGGACTCTACACACTCTGCGTCGGAATCCTGTTGCGGGTGATTTCCTTTCTCTCGAGGTCACGGACACGACTGACATATCACTGGGCGGATCTGTTCCGCGCGTTGCTGAACCTCATTCGATTCCTTACACAATACGTCGCAGACCTGAAGGACCTCTCGCAAATCGACCTCCTGCTAGACAACGTCGTCAACCTCGTGGCGCTCTCGCTGTCGGCTGGTGAAGGGTTCCTGCCATCGCCGGCGGCGTATGACGATCTATTCTACAAGGTCGTCGAGGCTGGCGACACGCTGATCAAGTTCAAGGAGAGCTATCAGCTCGGAAAGCGGCCGAGCAACTCGATTGACACGCTCATTAGCGTGAGCACGCACTACAAGGAGCTGCTGGCGGAGGGCGGCAAGAAGAAGGGGAACCTGACGAGCATGCAGGTGACGGAGGTGATCAAGCAAGGGTACGAGACGCTGAGTATACAGGCGAAAGAGGGGCTTGATACGTGGGATCGGTACAGGGAGGCGGATGAGAGGACGTTGTTGAAGAAGATGGCGAGGGCGGCTGTTGCTGATGTGAGAGGGTTGGTGGAGCGGTGAAAGTTGGTGAGTTGTAAGCTGTGAGCTGTGAGGCAAGGGGGGATGGGTGATAGACTGTATGATATTAATGACACCCGAGATGATTCTCATGAAACATTGCGTTGGAGTCTGGTTGATCAATGTTTGGCATGCTTAGTTGAGGCCCGTTGACTGCGGCTCTAGCCTTGAGAGCTAATGTCAACCTCGAGCTCTTGACCTTCAAGGTTGTCATTCAACACACAAAGTGTGGTTCCACAGGCTGCTGGGGATTGGATGTGAGCTCTTCCTTGTCAGTCCGGGCAAACCTAATCTCGAACCACATCGATTCCCCGAGAGTCCAGGAAACTCGGCAACGTAGTGTAACACTGGACAAACAAAGTACCTGACTAAGGTAGTTTGGATAAGTTAAGAATGAATAAGGCCTTTGAGGCCCTCAAGGTATGAGTTGGTCATGAGAAACAAAGCAAGAGCCAAGGCGCAAAAGGCActgaaggaaaagaggctgcTTTGTCATCTGTCCCGGCCGTTGACAAATTACAGGCTTCTGATTGGCTGAAGTGCACCCGGCATACTGGAGACCGCTCACCATGTCATAGCCGCGCCACGGCGAGAACCTGTCAAATGACCCCCCCTTGGCCCCAGCTTCTGTTGCTTTGCTCCGAGTGCCAGCCACATTCCCATTGCCAATCCATCCCGACCGCAAAAACCTCCGACCTACAATTCCCGCCTGTTTCTTTCGTCACCGTCGAATGATTTCCAACCGTGAACACAGGTAAACTGACCTGTGGCCCCCCCGGTTACCTGACCTGACCAAGGAAAAGGGACGTGACCTGAGCGCTCTTCTGATTGGCCCGTGGAAAATAAGTGGGTCCAGCTGACCTAATTCTAAACTGATCTTAAAGTAATCTAGAATTAATTCAGAACTAATTTAGACATATTTCAGAAttaattctatattataatttaaaaatatcaaaatatacttattttaatataaaaaatatattcttttaaatatattataataattcatatatgtaataattaatttagatataaaaagCAAGGTTTTGAATTTTgaaaatttattttaaaatatattttaaaactaatttagaattagtttagaattaatttagaacaaatttagaactaatttcgaactaatccttattaaattttaaaacttagtaatagttttatttttaaatattaatttttataatattgattcaattaagatattataaaaatatatatataaatagtttaatttaataataaagtattaatgttaaaaataacttatatattattaatttttatttattaatattagtttaatcCAGAATTGATTCAGAATCGAttctaaattaatttaaagatagttttttaaaaatgctagctttagttatttataatatataaaatactttttaaaaattattattatatatatataattatttaatattatagttaatatatattcttaattaatttagaatcGATTCTGAACTATATCTAGATCACCTACGGAGTGGCACGGGCTACACTCACGTGAAGATGTGGGGCGGTCAGCTaacaccccccccccacagGTCAGTTTACCTGTGTTCACTTTCCAACCCTCTCAACCTCAACACCTGATCCTTCGACGACAAACACCACAGAACAAAACGGGAAAGCAATCTCACCTTGGTGTCATTCCCTCTAGCAAACTCGACTTCGTCAaaaacacacacacacacacaaccTCTAGCTCAAAGATGAATGCACCGAGGATACTCAGCAGAGTGGCGTTCCGCCGCTCCTGCACGGCATTGCAGTGCGCCTCTGCCCGTCGCGCCTACGGCAGCCCGTCTTTCCAGTCATACCCTCTCTACTCAAACAACACACTCCCTCCGGCGAGAGGCGACGGCATCCCTGAGAGCTCCATCGCATCGCCGGATGCTCTGCCGAAGGTCAACGAGACGAGACCTCCCAAGATCCCCTCGCAAATGGCGACAGCCCACCAACAATCCTCGACACCGAACACTCTTTCCTCTTCTCCTTCCGCCACACAGTCCTCGACGACGAAGACAACAACAGCAGCGACCacatccgccgccgccgcggctCCCGCGCCAAAGATTTCCGAACAAGCAGCTCAAACCCCCAAGCCAGCCGCCCGTCCGAAGCGCACGCTCCGCGCCCGCAAGGCGGCGATGAAGCTCAGCCCCGCGGCGGTAGAGCAGCTGCGCGCGATGCTGGACCAGCCGGAGCCGAAGCTGATCAAGGTCGGCGTGCGGAACAGGGGGTGCTCGGGCCTGGCGTACCACCTCGAGTACGTCGAGAAGCCGGGGAGCTTTGACGAGGAGGTGGTGCAGGACGGCGTCAAGGTGCTGATTGACAGTAAGGCGCTGTTCAGCATTATTGGCAGCGAGATGGATTGGGTTGAGGACAAGCTGAGCCAGCGGTTTGTGTTCAAGAACCCGAATATCAGTGAGTCTACGTCGCTTCTTACCGTTTTGGGAAAATGGTATGCTAACCACTTGAACAGAGGAGCAGTGTGGCTGCGGAGAGTCGTTCATGGTTTGAGGAGAGTTTGTAATACAGCAAAGACTGAATGAGTCGCCAGCGAGAGAAGAGACAGCATGAGCATGCGCTGCTTTCGGAAGCGGGTCAATGGCTTCGATATACACTTCATACATGGCTGTCGTCTCTATCATAGAGAAGGGGAGATTGCTGACGGCACCGGCACCGGCATCAAGTCATGCTACGGCGTCTTTGTACATCACGGCTTCGTTCCGAGCACTTTTGATATTTCGGGTTGAGGATAAAGGCATTGGGAGGCGTTTCATACAGGTGTAATGATACCTACGAGAAGACCCGGCTCATCATCCGGGCGCGAATCACTGAGATTATTAGTTTCACTTTCAATTGAACCTGGATAGTGAATCAACTACTTTGTTGTCCTGAATGAGATCATACGTACTGTGTATCCGTATGCCGAGCATGGCGGGCGGGCGGAAACCACAGTGTATCTCCGACCGAATCCGAGTGCCGGGCAGCCCCACCGTCGAGAGAGTGCGGCTTCTTACCCGACGACTGCCCTGTGAATCGACACCCCCGGCAGTGGCAGTCGCCTCCAGACGGCAGTGGAGTGAAGGGACCTCCAGGCTCCTGGAGGTACCTGAACTGCGGAGCGAGGCGTCCCGTGCCCCACTAGAATTTCGAGCTCAATTGCCAGGCGCGTCATTGCACTCAAAAATTCCCCCAAAGGCGCGTCTCCTCCAGTCACAGTTCAACCCCCAAATTCACACGAATTCGCGATAGTTGCTCCAACATCGTCGACTGCACACGAATTGACGAATCCGGACGCCAACACACTCCAACAATAGCCAAGCTTGAGCCAAAGCCTACCCATTGCATGCGTCACAGCACTGTGTCTTCCATTCAAAATGGCAGCAGTCGACTGCCCCATCTGCAACAAACCCGTCAAGGAGACGCTGATCAACTCTCACATCGACTCTGGCTGCCAAAACCACATCTTCAACCCCGAACGAACCTCCCCCCCGCCGCCAGCGACACAGTCTAATGGCACTCCCGGCTCTACACTCACCTCATCACAAGCCAAACGGcccgcctcctccttcttctcgacCCCCGCACCGAAGCGCCATGCCCCTCCCGCCAAAGTCCTCACGACTCCGTCCAACGGCACGACAACGACAGCGGCAGCGACGACTACTCGGCCCATGGCGGGTATGAAACGGAGATTCGACGACGGGCCAGGCGAGCTGCCCTCCCCCATGGCGACGGCCACCGACACAGACAGCGAAGCAACCCAACAAACACAACCACCAGAGACCGGTCCCTCGGCAAAGCGCACAAAGACAGCTCGCGCAGCGCCCCTCGCAGAGCGTATGCGTCCACGAACCCTAGACGAAGTCTGCGGCCAGGACCTCGTCGGTCCGCACGGCGTGCTGCGCAGCCTCATCGAGTCGGACCGGGTCCCCTCCATGATTCTTTGGGGAGGCTCGGGAACGGGCAAGACGACGATCGCGCGGTGTATTGCGCACAGCGTCGGCTCGCGTTTCATCGAGATGAATGCTACATCGTCCGGCGTGGCCGAGTGCAAGAAGCTGTTTGCGGAGGCGGCCAACGAGGGTGCTCTTACGGGCCGCAAGACTATTATTTTCTGCGACGAGATCCATCGCTTTTCCAAGTCGCAGCAGGACGTCTTTCTGAAGCCAGTCGAGGCCGGCACGATTACACTTATTGGCGCCACGACGGAGAACCCTTCCTTCAGAGTTCAGGGCGCGCTGCTCTCGCGGTGTAGGACGTTTACACTGTCTAAGCTCTCGAGCGAAGACGTGGCGAGAATCCTCCTCCGCGCCATTGACGAAGAGGCGCGAACGAATAACTTCCCCGGTAGCCCGCTCGTCGATGCGGAGCTGGTGACGTACCTGGCCGCCTTCTCGGACGGTGACGCCCGCACAGCGCTGAACCTTCTTGAGCTTGCGCTCTCCCTCTCTACGCGCGCGGGTACGACGAAGGAGAGCATCAAGGCGTCGCTGACCAAGACGCTCGTGTATGACCGCGCAGGCGACCAACACTACGATACCATCTCCGCCTTCCACAAAGCCGTCCGCGGATCAGACGCCGACGCGGCGCTGTATTACCTCGCGCGCATGCTCCAGTCCGGTGAGGATCCCCTGTTCGTAGCACGACGGATGGTCGTCATCGCTTCTGAAGACGTCGGCCTGGCAGATAACACTCTCCTCCCGCTCGCGACGGCGGCGTACACCGCCGCGCAGCAGATCGGTATGCCCGAGGCTAGGATCCCTCTCGCGCACTGCGCCGTAGCGCTGAGTCTCGCGCCGAAAAGCACGAGGGCGTATAGGGGTCTGAATAATGCCTACGCGGCGCTCAAGGAGCCTGGTGCGGCGGCGTTGCCTGTGCCGCTGCACTTGAGGAATGCGCCGACGAGGTTGATGAGGGAGATGGGGTACGGGGCGGAGTATAAGTACCCGCCGAATTATCGGGAGGGTAGGGTGAGGCAGGAGTATTTGCCTGATGAGCTTGTTGGGAGGCGGTTTTTGGAGGAGAGGGATTTGGGGACGGAGGTGGATCCGGATTTGGAGATGGAGGTTGAGTCTTGAGAAGACCTGACCTGGTCAACTAACGGAAAGAGGTTGGTGGTTGATTTGAGCGTAGCATTATACCTTTCCGCTTAGACGTGTACGGCGTCGCCTTGGATGGCTTCGAGCTTTGGGATAGAAGCTCGTCTGGTCCTAGAGGAACGGAGAATATTGCATAGAGCGCGTGGCATGGCATGGCCACTAGGATAGGCATCATATCTCGTGCTCAGGCATGATGATGGAATGTACATGTAATCATACGTGTGCCTGCAATTCTCCACGTACTTATGATGGTAAACGCAAAGCGCAGTTAGTCGAAGACTTGTGCAATGGGATGTGAAGC
The window above is part of the Colletotrichum lupini chromosome 9, complete sequence genome. Proteins encoded here:
- a CDS encoding iron-sulfur cluster assembly accessory protein, producing the protein MNAPRILSRVAFRRSCTALQCASARRAYGSPSFQSYPLYSNNTLPPARGDGIPESSIASPDALPKVNETRPPKIPSQMATAHQQSSTPNTLSSSPSATQSSTTKTTTAATTSAAAAAPAPKISEQAAQTPKPAARPKRTLRARKAAMKLSPAAVEQLRAMLDQPEPKLIKVGVRNRGCSGLAYHLEYVEKPGSFDEEVVQDGVKVLIDSKALFSIIGSEMDWVEDKLSQRFVFKNPNIKEQCGCGESFMV
- a CDS encoding ATPase, with translation MAAVDCPICNKPVKETLINSHIDSGCQNHIFNPERTSPPPPATQSNGTPGSTLTSSQAKRPASSFFSTPAPKRHAPPAKVLTTPSNGTTTTAAATTTRPMAGMKRRFDDGPGELPSPMATATDTDSEATQQTQPPETGPSAKRTKTARAAPLAERMRPRTLDEVCGQDLVGPHGVLRSLIESDRVPSMILWGGSGTGKTTIARCIAHSVGSRFIEMNATSSGVAECKKLFAEAANEGALTGRKTIIFCDEIHRFSKSQQDVFLKPVEAGTITLIGATTENPSFRVQGALLSRCRTFTLSKLSSEDVARILLRAIDEEARTNNFPGSPLVDAELVTYLAAFSDGDARTALNLLELALSLSTRAGTTKESIKASLTKTLVYDRAGDQHYDTISAFHKAVRGSDADAALYYLARMLQSGEDPLFVARRMVVIASEDVGLADNTLLPLATAAYTAAQQIGMPEARIPLAHCAVALSLAPKSTRAYRGLNNAYAALKEPGAAALPVPLHLRNAPTRLMREMGYGAEYKYPPNYREGRVRQEYLPDELVGRRFLEERDLGTEVDPDLEMEVES